A genomic segment from Phragmites australis chromosome 6, lpPhrAust1.1, whole genome shotgun sequence encodes:
- the LOC133922825 gene encoding peptidyl-prolyl cis-trans isomerase FKBP18, chloroplastic-like: MASSALPSGTFHRHSLPSSAPPHHSRETACTPCCLPGAVSRRRAAVQLLSAGFLTAVSPPSLAARRGRRVVPPEDYVSAPDGLKYYDLVEGKGPTAENGSTVQVHFDCIYRGITAVSSRESKLLAGNRSIAQPYEFTVGSLPGKERKRDFADNSNGLYSAQAAPKPPAAMYMITEGMKVGGKRRVIVPPELGYGKRGMSEIPPDSTFEMDIELLEVVPPAEK; this comes from the exons ATGGCTTCCTCTGCCCTGCCTTCTGGAACCTTCCACCGCCATTCGCTCCCCTCatctgctcctcctcatcattcGAGAGAGACTGCTTGCACCCCGTGCTGCCTCCCCGGAGCCGTCTCCCGTCGGCGAGCGGCCGTGCAGCTCCTCTCCGCCGGCTTCTTGACCGCCGTCTCGCCGCCTTCGCTCGCCGCGAGGAGGGGACGCAGGGTCGTACCGCCGGAGGACTACGTCTCTGCAC CTGATGGACTGAAGTACTACGATCTTGTTGAAGGGAAGGGTCCAACCGCTGAAAATGGCTCTACTGTGCAG GTTCATTTTGACTGCATATACCGTGGCATCACCGCAGTGTCGAGCCGTGAATCCAAGCTCCTAGCAGGGAACCGAAGTATCGCACAG CCTTATGAGTTCACTGTCGGGTCGCTGCCTGGCAAAGAACGAAAGCGGGACTTCGCAGACAATTCCAATGGGCTATACTCAGCGCAGGCTGCACCAAAGCCTCCAGCCGCCATGTACATGATAACTGAGGGAATGAAAGTAGGGGGAAAG AGGAGAGTAATTGTGCCTCCAGAGCTCGGATATGGGAAAAGGGGGATGAGTGAGATACCG CCTGATTCTACTTTTGAGATGGATATAGAGCTATTGGAAGTTGTCCCTCCCGCAGAAAAATAG
- the LOC133922824 gene encoding UTP--glucose-1-phosphate uridylyltransferase-like: MAEEKLAKLREAVAGLTQISENEKSGFLSLVSRYLSGDEELIEWAKIHTPTDEVVVPYDTLEAPPEDIETTKKLLDKLAVLKLNGGLGTTMGCTGPKSVIEVRNGFTFLDLIVLQIESLNKKYGSNVPLLLMNSFNTHEDTLKIVEKYANSNIDIHTFNQSQYPRVVADEFLPWPSKGKTCKDGWYPPGHGDIFPSLMNSSKLDLLLSQGKEYVFIANSDNLGAIVDMKILNHLIHKQNEYCMEVTPKTLADVKGGTLISYEGRVQLLEIAQVPDAHVNEFKSIEKFKIFNTNNLWVNLKAIKRLVEADALKMEIIPNPKEVDGVKVLQLETAAGAAIRFFDHAIGINVPRSRFLPVKATSDLQLVQSDLYTLVDGFVTRNSARTNPSNPSIELGPEFKKVGNFLGRFKSIPSIVELDSLKVSGDVWFGSGIVLKGNVTITAKPGVKLEIPDGALIENKEINGPEDL, encoded by the exons ATGGCGGAGGAGAAGCTTGCCAAGCTGCGCGAAGCCGTTGCCGGCCTCACGCAGATCAG CGAGAATGAGAAGTCCGGCTTCCTCAGCCTCGTCTCCCGCTACCTCAG CGGCGACGAGGAGCTCATAGAGTGGGCCAAGATCCACACTCCGACCGACGAGGTGGTGGTGCCGTACGATACCCTGGAAGCCCCGCCTGAAG ACATCGAGACGACGAAGAAGCTGCTCGACAAGCTAGCTGTGCTGAAGCTCAACGGCGGCCTGGGGACGACAATGGGATGCACCGGACCCAA ATCGGTCATTGAAGTGCGCAACGGATTTACTTTCCTCGACCTGATTGTTCTCCAAATTGAG TCACTCAACAAGAAATATGGCAGCAATGTGCCACTGCTTCTGATGAACTCCTTCAACACCCACGAAGACACCTTaaag ATTGTTGAGAAATATGCAAATTCAAACATTGATATCCATACATTCAATCAG AGCCAGTACCCTCGTGTGGTAGCTGACGAGTTCTTGCCATGGCCTTCCAAGGGGAAGACCTGCAAGGATGGCTG GTACCCTCCTGGCCATGGTGACATCTTCCCGTCGCTGATGAACAGCAGCAAGCTTGATTTATTACTCTCACAG GGAAAAGAGTATGTATTCATTGCAAACTCGGATAACTTGGGCGCTATTGTTGACATGA AGATATTGAACCATTTGATCCACAAGCAGAATGAGTATTGTATGGAG GTTACCCCGAAAACATTGGCTGATGTAAAAGGAGGCACACTGATCTCATATGAAGGAAGGGTTCAG CTTCTGGAGATTGCACAAGTTCCTGATGCACAT GTGAATGAGTTCAAATCAATTGAGAAATTCAAGATCTTCAACACAAACAATCT ATGGGTGAACTTGAAGGCTATCAAACGCCTTGTTGAAGCTGATGCACTCAAGATGGAGATCATTCCAAATCCTAAG GAAGTGGATGGTGTGAAAGTTCTTCAGTTGGAAACAGCAGCTGGTGCAGCAATCAGG TTCTTTGACCATGCAATTGGTATCAATGTTCCAAGGTCCCGGTTCCTACCGGTTAAGGCAACATCAGATTTGCAGCTAGTACAG TCGGATCTATATACCTTGGTTGATGGCTTTGTTACGCGCAATTCAGCTAGAACAAATCCATCAAATCCCTCAATTGAACTGGGCCCTGAGTTCAAGAAG GTTGGGAACTTCCTTGGTCGCTTCAAGTCGATCCCTAGCATTGTTGAGCTTGACAGCTTGAAGGTGTCTGGTGATGTTTGGTTTGGTTCTGGCATTGTGCTGAAG gGGAATGTGACAATCACAGCAAAACCTGGTGTGAAGCTGGAAATCCCAGATGGAGCACTGATTGAGAACAAG GAGATCAATGGCCCTGAGGACCTTTAA